In the Leptolyngbya sp. FACHB-261 genome, CGAACCCGTGAGGGACAGGTCAGTTTGGACCTGTTTTTTGAAACGGGTGGCAACATCGACCAAGCCCTCAATGATGCGACCGCTGCCTTTAACCGAGCACGAGGAAACCTACCCGACACGATTGAAGAACCCCGCATCTTCAAATTTGACCCTTCGCAGTTGCCAGTCTATGAGTTCGCGCTCACCTCTGAGACACTGCAGGGCGTGGACTTACGCGTATTCGCCGATGAGGAATTATCGCGGGAGCTGAGTGTGGTGCCGGGGGTGGCAGCAGTAGACGTGGCCGGGGGTGTGCAAGAAGAAGTCCGGGTCATCGTCGATCTCAACCGGCTGCAAGCCTTAGGCGTTGGCTTAACCGATGTTCTAGATGCCCTAACCGAGCGCAACCAGGATATCTCTGGCGGTCGCATCTTGGGTGAAACCACAGAGCCACTGACCCGAACTGTGGGTCGATTCCGAGACGCTCGCGAAATCCGTGACCTCTCGTTTGAAGTCGGCAATAGCTCTTCTCAGAATTCAGGTTCATCGGGTTCATCCAGTTCATCAGGCGAACAGAGCGACAACTCAAGCCAACCTCAGACTGCTCAGCCCGGTCAACGCGTTTATCTGCGGGATTTCGCCGAAGTCAATGACGGCACGGAGGAGCAACGCATCTTCGCCTCCCTCAATGGTCAACCGGCAGTCAAGGTCAGTGTCCAGAAGCAGCCTGATGCCAACACCATCTCTGTCGTGGATGGCGTTAAGCAGCGCCTTGAGTCTCTGCGGCAGTCAGGCTTGATTCCGGAAGACATGGTGCTGACGGCAACTAGCGACGAGTCTCGCTTTATCCGCAACTCGATCTCGAACGTGACCAGTTCAGGTCTGGTGGGCATGGGGCTGGCTGCTCTAGCGGTGCTGCTGTTTTTGGGCTCGCTGCGCCAAACCTTGATCATCGTGTTCGCAATTCCGCTCGCGACGCTGGCCGCAATTATTTTGATGGGCTTGTTCGGCCTATCGATTAACGTATTCAGCTTGGGCGGTTTGGCCTTAGGTGTGGGCATTGTCGTGGACAACTCGATCGTGATGCTGGAGAGCATCGCCGAAGGCGCAGGCATGACCCCGGGACGGGATACCAAAAGTAATCTCGACCCCAAGCAATTGCTAGACCAGGCGGAGCAGAGCGGTCGGGAGGTAGAGTCAGCTCTAGTGGCCTCCACGGCGACCAACCTAGTGGCAGTTCTGCCCTTCTTGCTGATCGGCGGCTTTATCTCGCTGCTGTTCAATGAGTTGATTCTCACGATCAGCTTTGCCGTTGCCGCTTCGATTTTGATCGCGGTGACCGTGGTTCCGATGCTGACCTCGCGTTTGCTGGCCGTACGCTGGTCGAGCGGTGTCAGTCGCTTTTGGCTGCTGCAACAATTCAACCGCCGCTTTGAGGATTCCACGCGCGGTTATGGCTCGCTGCTCAATCGCGTTCTGCGGATGCGCTGGCTGATCACGGGCCTCACGGTGGCCATTTTGGGCGGAGGCAGTTGGTGGTTAGGTGGCCAGATTTCCCAAGAAATCCTGCCCCGGATCAACACAGGGCAAGCCGAGCTGAGGGCGCAATTCCCTCCCGGTACCCCCTTGAGCACCAGCCGCAAAGTCATGGCTGCCGTGGATGAGATTTTCCAAAAGCAGCCAGAAACCGACTATGCCTTCACCGTGGTTGGGGGTGCGCTATTTGGCAGTAACACCAGCGAGAATCCGCTGCGGGCTTCCAGCACGGTTACGCTCAAGCCCAATACGGATGTCGAAGCTTATGTGCAACGGGTGAATCAGGAGCTTAACCAGCTCAATCTGGCCGGGATCCGGCTGCGGCTGAACCCTGGTCAGGTGCGGGGTCTGGTCCTGACCAACTCGCCAACCCAAGGCTCAGAAGTCGATGTGATTCTCCAGGGCAATGACGAACAGCAGCTGCGTCGGGCGGGTCGTCAAGTGCTCAGTGCGCTGGATGAGGGTGCAGCCTTGGCTAGTTTCCGACCCGATGCCGACGACCGCCAGCCAGAAATTCAGATCCGTCCCGACTGGGAACGGGTTGCAGCAGTTGGACTGACCGCCCAGGAGATTGGCGAGACGATTCAGACCGCGATTGAAGGCTCAGTTCCCACTCAATTGCAGCGCAATAATCGGCTGGTCGATGTGCGGGTAGAGCTCAACCAGGAAGCCGTGCAACGGGCTTCACAGTTGGAGCGCCTGCCTCTGTTTGTCGAAAACAACCGGCCTATTCGCCTTAGTGATGTTGCCCGGATCGAAGAAGGCCAGGCCCCCGGCGAGGTGCAGCGCATCAACCAACGGCAGGTATTTCTGATTGCAGGCAACCTCGCTGAGGGAGCCAGCTTGGGAGAAGCTCTGGCTCAAGTCGATACGGTTATCAAAAACGTAGAGTTGCCTGAAGGTGTCACCCTATTGCCCAGTTCTGCGGCTGAGGCCAATCGCCAGCTTCAGAGTTCACTGCTGCTTCTAGGCGGCTTGGCTAGCTTCCTGGTGTTTGTAGTGATGGCGGTTCAGTACAACTCGCTGGTGGACCCGCTGATCATCATGTTCACCATTCCCTTGGCGCTGGCAGGGGGCATTTTCGGTCTCTACGTCACCAAAACGGCTGTTGGTGCAACGGTTATTGTCGGTGCCGTGTTGCTGGTGGGTATTGTGGTGAACAACGCGATCATCATGGTGGAGTTGGCCAACCAGTTGCGGGAGCGGGAGGGACTAGACCGTCGCACTGCCATTCTCAGGGCAGCTCCTCAACGGTTAAGGCCAGTGCTGATGACTACGATCACCACAGTGTTAGGCATGTTTCCCTTAGCCCTGGGCATTGGGCAGGGTGCAGAATTTCTACAACCGTTGGGGGTAGTGGTGTTCTCGGGTCTGTCGCTGGCAACGCTGTTGACCCTGTTCATCATTCCCTGCTTCTACGTCATCTTCCATGACTTCTTTGGTGGCTTCGGTCGCAAGCGTTTGGCAACCATTCCTGTGGCTCCTGTTGAACGCCCCTCCGACCCAATCTCTCGCAGAAAATAAGTAAGCTCGTAAAATTAGGCTCGTAAGCCCTCAATGCCCTAAACTGCTTCGACAGTTTAGGGCATTAGAGTTTGGGGCATTATTCATATCCGACAAACCTCAGGCCTATGGGCTACCGACGTTCAGTTAAGCTCAAAACGGCTGCTACCAACTGGTCTGGTGTGATTGGCTTACTCAAGCACATCTGAAACCCGGCTGCTAGGACAAGCTTATGGCTTACAGCCCCTGCATAACCCACCACGGCAAGCGCCGGGGTCTGACTGCCTTGCTCTAGCAAATTCGAGCGGAGTTTTCTTATGAGGGTGTAGACATCGGCATCGGGCAGCTCAATGCTACTGATTAAAAGATCTGGCTTGAAGGATCTTAAGGCAGTTAAGGCATCGCGGGCTAGCCCTACAGCTGTCACCTCTGCCCCATCGCACTCCAGAATCACAGTCATTAATTCTGCCGAATCAGGTTCATCCTCAATAACGAGTACCCTTAATCCTTCAAGGCCCATCTCTGCCTGATGTAAAATGGCCTCAGTCTTATTTGGTTTCAGCATTATTTATGGTAAATTGTTTATTATTAATTAATAAATTGATTTAGCTGGCTGCCAGCCCAGCCAAATCTGCTAGTTAGCTTCAAGAGTTACTGTGCAAAACGATGGCTATATTACAGTTACTCCTATTAGATCTAAACCCGAGATAAACTTAGCAACGGCCTAGATTCAACAGGAGTAACTGTCAAGCTGATTCTTTGATTTTAAGTTCTTAGTATCCACATTAGACCCCCGTAATAGACTATTGTAATTCTCAGCTGGGCAGCATCGTTCTATCGCCTGGCAGGTTGAATATTAAGGCCAACTGTGCTGAAGAACACAACGACTTTGTATGAACTATCTATATCCACTAAAACTTTTAGAATTTTTCGAACTCGCATGGGCAGCCTCAGGCTCGCACAGACTCCTTCGCTGAACTAAACGTCGCATCAACACTAGAGCAATCCCTCCAGAATTGTTAAGGCCAACTGTGCTGGTTGACACAGTGGTCTTCTACAACTTCAACATTGCAGTGATGAGCCTACTCAGTCGGGGGCTAAACGGTTGGCAAAACTAGGCTAATTTAGGTTCAGCCCTAACTAGCCAGAATCATATGGCGCTTGGGACAGAACGATAGTTTTCCTTGCCTCTGCAACTTGCTCAACAAACGGGTGATCGTCACCCGGCTCGTGCAACAAGCATTAGCCAGATCTTCATGAGTCAGACGAACACCCAGCCGAGTTCCCTCAGCCGTCGGTTCCCCAACCTCCCGTTTAAGCAACTGTAGAAGTTGATGCAGGCGGTCATTAACACGTAGCTCACCGGAAATCGCTAACAGAGCTTCGGTATGTTGCAGCCGTTGGTTAAAGCTCTGTAGCAGGGCTTGCGCAAGTTTGGGCGAGGCCGCAACTTCTACCAGCGGAATCGAGACCAGTTGCACTTGCTCTGAGAGCGCAGTCGCCTGAAAAACTGGCAGAGCAGTCAAGTCAGGTCCAAAGGGCATGGACGATCCTACTAGGCCAATCAACACTTCTTCGCCACGGGCTGAGACCGTCGTCAGCTTGACCAGACCCTGACGAATTTGCCATACGCTCTGCGGTACCAACGGAATCACTTCGCCCCGAACATAGCTCTGCACCATCCGATCTGAGTCGGCATTGTTAGGTTCAGCCAGAGCTGAGTTTGACCCCTTGCGCTCTGCCAACGCATGAAACCAGCACAGAATTACAGGGTCGCCTACTTGGTTATGGGAGCTAACTAGGCTCAAAGCCGCATCGAAGACTTGCCCATGATGCGGCTGCAAGCGCATGGTCCATTCCTGGCGCCGCCCAGACAGACTCAAAGCCGAGCGTTCTATGGCCTGCCGAAATTGCAGCAATTCTGTGTTGAAGGACTGACGTGCATCTTTTGCAACAAACAGACTCAAGGGCTTGCCCACTAAGAACTGGGTTTGAGCATTGAGTAGAATCGCAGCCGCTCGGTTTGCCTCTTGGATCGTGCCTTGCAAATCGATCACCACATAGCCATCCGGCGCAAACTCGAACAGATTGCGATAACGTTGGCGTTCGGTTTCTAGGCTATGCAAAGCCTCGGCCAATTTTTCGTTCTGCCGACACAATTCCTCAGCCGCAACCTGTAGCTCTTCTGAAGCTCTGCCAATTTCCAGAAAGGTTTGAGGTGGCAACATTGGATGAGGCTTGGCAACTTTTTCAGCTTGCTCATAAAGAGTAGCTAAGCGCCAATGCATTGCCCTCATCTTGGTCGAAAACAGATCTGCACTAACACTCATTGTTTGTTCTGGACCCTTGGACCTATTGTTCGCACCCTGCTCAATTGACCCAGCCATCTGTACGCCTTGGCACATAAGCAATCTCGGAATCAGAGGGCTTCTTAGTAATAATCACAAAACTTTTTGAGTTTGGCAAACAGCTACTCAAAACATTTTAGGTTAGCTCAATTTCTTCAATATAAAAGGCCTGAAAGTTTTTATAACCTTTGCCTGTTCAGCCTTCTGTACTGCTAGCAACATACTAGATTTTAGGGCTTTTTTAGGCCGACATCTACCCAAAGATAGATTTTGAGAAAAAAGTGCGATTTTGTTGCCCCAGATTCGCCTCCACTGCCCAAATTCCTGGACTTCTAAACGTCCCAGACCCCTAAATTCTCGGGCTCAAGGTTCAGTCAATACCAACCACAAAGCCAAGTTAATTACATTCGATGTGATAGCTACAGATAAGCACTAATTTAGACTTCTCTATCCTGCTGTAATCTACCCTGCTATAGTCTGTCGTTTTAGCTCTCCCCCCAGAGGGAAGCCAATAGGGAAACATTCTGTTTCAGCTTTCCCTTGAGAACAGCTCTCTTGCTTATTAGAAAGCCTTTTGCATATTGGAGCACCTATTAAATTCACTCCAGATCAATCCATATTAATATTAGATCTTATCTAATCTTCTCATATATTTCCAATTCACCTTTTTACCTTGCACTCACTTAAAATCACTGTCAATCTAACTGGCAATTTAACTGTCAATCCATCGGATAAAAACGTTGAGTTTCCGGAGAATACTGCCAAGCGATGTTCTCCGGATCTCTAGTTTTGGACCACTCCGAGAAATTGGGTCTACGTTTTTTGCTACTAATGCTACTTGGGC is a window encoding:
- a CDS encoding efflux RND transporter permease subunit, encoding MQHAKPTGFSFSGIAIRQHIGTLMLTLAVLVLGFFFVTRLPVDLLPSITYPRIGVRLDAPGVSPEVAVDEVTRPLEEAFSATEGVVQIFSRTREGQVSLDLFFETGGNIDQALNDATAAFNRARGNLPDTIEEPRIFKFDPSQLPVYEFALTSETLQGVDLRVFADEELSRELSVVPGVAAVDVAGGVQEEVRVIVDLNRLQALGVGLTDVLDALTERNQDISGGRILGETTEPLTRTVGRFRDAREIRDLSFEVGNSSSQNSGSSGSSSSSGEQSDNSSQPQTAQPGQRVYLRDFAEVNDGTEEQRIFASLNGQPAVKVSVQKQPDANTISVVDGVKQRLESLRQSGLIPEDMVLTATSDESRFIRNSISNVTSSGLVGMGLAALAVLLFLGSLRQTLIIVFAIPLATLAAIILMGLFGLSINVFSLGGLALGVGIVVDNSIVMLESIAEGAGMTPGRDTKSNLDPKQLLDQAEQSGREVESALVASTATNLVAVLPFLLIGGFISLLFNELILTISFAVAASILIAVTVVPMLTSRLLAVRWSSGVSRFWLLQQFNRRFEDSTRGYGSLLNRVLRMRWLITGLTVAILGGGSWWLGGQISQEILPRINTGQAELRAQFPPGTPLSTSRKVMAAVDEIFQKQPETDYAFTVVGGALFGSNTSENPLRASSTVTLKPNTDVEAYVQRVNQELNQLNLAGIRLRLNPGQVRGLVLTNSPTQGSEVDVILQGNDEQQLRRAGRQVLSALDEGAALASFRPDADDRQPEIQIRPDWERVAAVGLTAQEIGETIQTAIEGSVPTQLQRNNRLVDVRVELNQEAVQRASQLERLPLFVENNRPIRLSDVARIEEGQAPGEVQRINQRQVFLIAGNLAEGASLGEALAQVDTVIKNVELPEGVTLLPSSAAEANRQLQSSLLLLGGLASFLVFVVMAVQYNSLVDPLIIMFTIPLALAGGIFGLYVTKTAVGATVIVGAVLLVGIVVNNAIIMVELANQLREREGLDRRTAILRAAPQRLRPVLMTTITTVLGMFPLALGIGQGAEFLQPLGVVVFSGLSLATLLTLFIIPCFYVIFHDFFGGFGRKRLATIPVAPVERPSDPISRRK
- a CDS encoding response regulator, with translation MLKPNKTEAILHQAEMGLEGLRVLVIEDEPDSAELMTVILECDGAEVTAVGLARDALTALRSFKPDLLISSIELPDADVYTLIRKLRSNLLEQGSQTPALAVVGYAGAVSHKLVLAAGFQMCLSKPITPDQLVAAVLSLTERR
- a CDS encoding PAS domain-containing protein: MHWRLATLYEQAEKVAKPHPMLPPQTFLEIGRASEELQVAAEELCRQNEKLAEALHSLETERQRYRNLFEFAPDGYVVIDLQGTIQEANRAAAILLNAQTQFLVGKPLSLFVAKDARQSFNTELLQFRQAIERSALSLSGRRQEWTMRLQPHHGQVFDAALSLVSSHNQVGDPVILCWFHALAERKGSNSALAEPNNADSDRMVQSYVRGEVIPLVPQSVWQIRQGLVKLTTVSARGEEVLIGLVGSSMPFGPDLTALPVFQATALSEQVQLVSIPLVEVAASPKLAQALLQSFNQRLQHTEALLAISGELRVNDRLHQLLQLLKREVGEPTAEGTRLGVRLTHEDLANACCTSRVTITRLLSKLQRQGKLSFCPKRHMILAS